In the Nerophis ophidion isolate RoL-2023_Sa linkage group LG01, RoL_Noph_v1.0, whole genome shotgun sequence genome, one interval contains:
- the rbm47 gene encoding RNA-binding protein 47 isoform X1 gives MTAEDPASSSTMSTNTSSKSHPALLAQNPIVEGVVGTPNEAALVALMERTGYTMVQENGQRKYGPPPGWNGPSPQRGCEIFVGKIPRDVYEDELVPVFESVGRIYEMRLMMDFDGKNRGYAFVMYTEKHEAKRAVRDLNNYEVRPGRLLGVCSSVDNCRLFIGGIPKTKKREEILEEVSKVTEGVLDVIVYASAADKMKNRGFAFVEYESHRAAAMARRKLMPGRIQLWGHQIAVDWAEPEIDVDEDVMETVKILYVRNLMMETSEETIKQVFSQWNPGCVERVKKIRDYAFVHFTTRDDAVLAMDHLNGTEVEGSCIEVTLAKPVDKEQYSRQKASKGGSATPEVPQQNYVYQCDPYTLAYYGYPYSTLIGPNRDYFVKGSSLILNNAGTVRGRGRATTGNRTPGPRGSYLGGYSAGRGIYSRYHEGKTKQPEKPYELMPSLELAASVNQVAIKAGPMALPALAGQYPMFGAAPAAKLMEEGKVHAMEHLINPLALQHPEHSAAPTAAATVLPVSTPPPFQGRPITPVYAMTHSVPRISAAAAGGLYGAGYVPITNYAANTAALAALQKNAAVAAAAYGGYAGYAVPQAFPAAAFQMPLPDIYQY, from the exons ATGACAGCCGAAGACCCTGCTTCCTCTTCAACCATGAGCACCAATACCTCCTCCAAGTCCCACCCCGCTCTCCTGGCGCAGAACCCCATTGTGGAAGGTGTGGTGGGCACCCCCAACGAGGCGGCGCTGGTGGCCTTGATGGAGCGCACCGGCTACACCATGGTCCAGGAGAACGGCCAACGAAAATACGGGCCTCCGCCGGGCTGGAACGGCCCGTCGCCACAGAGAGGATGCGAGATTTTTGTGGGCAAGATCCCAAGAGATGTTTATGAGGATGAGCTGGTGCCCGTGTTTGAGTCCGTGGGACGCATCTACGAGATGCGGCTGATGATGGACTTTGACGGGAAGAACCGAGGCTACGCGTTTGTGATGTACACTGAAAAACACGAGGCCAAACGAGCCGTGCGGGATCTCAACAACTACGAGGTCCGGCCCGGCCGGCTCCTGGGGGTTTGCTCCTCTGTGGACAACTGCCGTCTGTTCATCGGCGGTATCCCCAAGACCAAAAAGCGGGAGGAGATCCTGGAGGAGGTCTCCAAAGTGACGGAGGGCGTGCTGGATGTGATCGTTTACGCCAGCGCCGCCGACAAGATGAAGAACCGCGGCTTTGCCTTCGTAGAGTACGAGTCCCACCGCGCTGCCGCCATGGCCCGTAGGAAACTGATGCCCGGGCGCATCCAGCTCTGGGGCCATCAGATCGCAGTCGACTGGGCGGAGCCAGAAATTGACGTGGATGAAGATGTTATGGAGACAGTGAAGATCCTTTACGTCAGGAATCTAATGATGGAAACCAGCGAGGAAACGATCAAACAG GTATTCAGCCAGTGGAACCCAGGCTGCGTAGAACGAGTGAAGAAAATCCGCGACTACGCTTTCGTTCACTTCACCACCCGGGATGATGCGGTGCTGGCCATGGACCACCTCAACGGGACAGAGGTGGAGGGCTCCTGCATCGAGGTGACGCTCGCCAAGCCGGTGGACAAAGAGCAGTACTCCCGGCAGAAGGCCTCAAAGGGGGGTTCCGCCACTCCGGAAGTCCCGCAGCAGAACTACGTCTACCAGTGTGACCCCTACACGCTGGCCTACTACGGATATCCCTACAGCACCCTCATCGGACCCAACAGAGACTACTTTGTCAAAG GATCGTCACTGATACTGAACAATG CAGGTACTGTGCGAGGCCGTGGTCGCGCCACCACAGGTAACCGTACCCCTGGTCCCCGGGGGTCGTACCTGGGGGGTTACTCTGCCGGTCGTGGCATCTACAGCCGCTACCACGAGGGTAAGACCAAGCAGCCCGAAAAGCCTTATGAACTGATGCCCAGTCTGGAGCTGGCGGCCTCCGTCAACCAAGTTGCCATCAAAGCAGGCCCAA TGGCCCTGCCCGCTCTGGCGGGGCAGTACCCCATGTTCGGTGCGGCGCCCGCAGCCAAGCTGATGGAGGAGGGCAAGGTGCATGCCATGGAACACCTGATCAACCCTCTGGCCTTGCAGCACCCGGAACACTCGGCCGCCCCCACTGCCGCCGCCACCGTGCTGCCGGTGTCCACGCCTCCGCCTTTTCAG GGTCGTCCCATCACTCCCGTCTACGCCATGACTCACAGCGTTCCCCGCATCTCGGCGGCGGCGGCCGGCGGCCTCTACGGCGCAGGATACGTCCCCATCACAAACTACGCCGCCAACACGGCAGCTCTGGCCGCCCTGCAGAAGAACGCGGCGGTGGCGGCCGCGGCGTACGGGGGATACGCAGGCTATGCTGTGCCGCAGGCCTTCCCCGCCGCCGCCTTTCAGATGCCACTCCCCGACATCTACCAGTATTGA
- the rbm47 gene encoding RNA-binding protein 47 isoform X7 — translation MTAEDPASSSTMSTNTSSKSHPALLAQNPIVEGVVGTPNEAALVALMERTGYTMVQENGQRKYGPPPGWNGPSPQRGCEIFVGKIPRDVYEDELVPVFESVGRIYEMRLMMDFDGKNRGYAFVMYTEKHEAKRAVRDLNNYEVRPGRLLGVCSSVDNCRLFIGGIPKTKKREEILEEVSKVTEGVLDVIVYASAADKMKNRGFAFVEYESHRAAAMARRKLMPGRIQLWGHQIAVDWAEPEIDVDEDVMETVKILYVRNLMMETSEETIKQVFSQWNPGCVERVKKIRDYAFVHFTTRDDAVLAMDHLNGTEVEGSCIEVTLAKPVDKEQYSRQKASKGGSATPEVPQQNYVYQCDPYTLAYYGYPYSTLIGPNRDYFVKVALPALAGQYPMFGAAPAAKLMEEGKVHAMEHLINPLALQHPEHSAAPTAAATVLPVSTPPPFQGRPITPVYAMTHSVPRISAAAAGGLYGAGYVPITNYAANTAALAALQKNAAVAAAAYGGYAGYAVPQAFPAAAFQMPLPDIYQY, via the exons ATGACAGCCGAAGACCCTGCTTCCTCTTCAACCATGAGCACCAATACCTCCTCCAAGTCCCACCCCGCTCTCCTGGCGCAGAACCCCATTGTGGAAGGTGTGGTGGGCACCCCCAACGAGGCGGCGCTGGTGGCCTTGATGGAGCGCACCGGCTACACCATGGTCCAGGAGAACGGCCAACGAAAATACGGGCCTCCGCCGGGCTGGAACGGCCCGTCGCCACAGAGAGGATGCGAGATTTTTGTGGGCAAGATCCCAAGAGATGTTTATGAGGATGAGCTGGTGCCCGTGTTTGAGTCCGTGGGACGCATCTACGAGATGCGGCTGATGATGGACTTTGACGGGAAGAACCGAGGCTACGCGTTTGTGATGTACACTGAAAAACACGAGGCCAAACGAGCCGTGCGGGATCTCAACAACTACGAGGTCCGGCCCGGCCGGCTCCTGGGGGTTTGCTCCTCTGTGGACAACTGCCGTCTGTTCATCGGCGGTATCCCCAAGACCAAAAAGCGGGAGGAGATCCTGGAGGAGGTCTCCAAAGTGACGGAGGGCGTGCTGGATGTGATCGTTTACGCCAGCGCCGCCGACAAGATGAAGAACCGCGGCTTTGCCTTCGTAGAGTACGAGTCCCACCGCGCTGCCGCCATGGCCCGTAGGAAACTGATGCCCGGGCGCATCCAGCTCTGGGGCCATCAGATCGCAGTCGACTGGGCGGAGCCAGAAATTGACGTGGATGAAGATGTTATGGAGACAGTGAAGATCCTTTACGTCAGGAATCTAATGATGGAAACCAGCGAGGAAACGATCAAACAG GTATTCAGCCAGTGGAACCCAGGCTGCGTAGAACGAGTGAAGAAAATCCGCGACTACGCTTTCGTTCACTTCACCACCCGGGATGATGCGGTGCTGGCCATGGACCACCTCAACGGGACAGAGGTGGAGGGCTCCTGCATCGAGGTGACGCTCGCCAAGCCGGTGGACAAAGAGCAGTACTCCCGGCAGAAGGCCTCAAAGGGGGGTTCCGCCACTCCGGAAGTCCCGCAGCAGAACTACGTCTACCAGTGTGACCCCTACACGCTGGCCTACTACGGATATCCCTACAGCACCCTCATCGGACCCAACAGAGACTACTTTGTCAAAG TGGCCCTGCCCGCTCTGGCGGGGCAGTACCCCATGTTCGGTGCGGCGCCCGCAGCCAAGCTGATGGAGGAGGGCAAGGTGCATGCCATGGAACACCTGATCAACCCTCTGGCCTTGCAGCACCCGGAACACTCGGCCGCCCCCACTGCCGCCGCCACCGTGCTGCCGGTGTCCACGCCTCCGCCTTTTCAG GGTCGTCCCATCACTCCCGTCTACGCCATGACTCACAGCGTTCCCCGCATCTCGGCGGCGGCGGCCGGCGGCCTCTACGGCGCAGGATACGTCCCCATCACAAACTACGCCGCCAACACGGCAGCTCTGGCCGCCCTGCAGAAGAACGCGGCGGTGGCGGCCGCGGCGTACGGGGGATACGCAGGCTATGCTGTGCCGCAGGCCTTCCCCGCCGCCGCCTTTCAGATGCCACTCCCCGACATCTACCAGTATTGA
- the rbm47 gene encoding RNA-binding protein 47 isoform X4, producing MTAEDPASSSTMSTNTSSKSHPALLAQNPIVEGVVGTPNEAALVALMERTGYTMVQENGQRKYGPPPGWNGPSPQRGCEIFVGKIPRDVYEDELVPVFESVGRIYEMRLMMDFDGKNRGYAFVMYTEKHEAKRAVRDLNNYEVRPGRLLGVCSSVDNCRLFIGGIPKTKKREEILEEVSKVTEGVLDVIVYASAADKMKNRGFAFVEYESHRAAAMARRKLMPGRIQLWGHQIAVDWAEPEIDVDEDVMETVKILYVRNLMMETSEETIKQVFSQWNPGCVERVKKIRDYAFVHFTTRDDAVLAMDHLNGTEVEGSCIEVTLAKPVDKEQYSRQKASKGGSATPEVPQQNYVYQCDPYTLAYYGYPYSTLIGPNRDYFVKGSSLILNNAGTVRGRGRATTGNRTPGPRGSYLGGYSAGRGIYSRYHEVALPALAGQYPMFGAAPAAKLMEEGKVHAMEHLINPLALQHPEHSAAPTAAATVLPVSTPPPFQGRPITPVYAMTHSVPRISAAAAGGLYGAGYVPITNYAANTAALAALQKNAAVAAAAYGGYAGYAVPQAFPAAAFQMPLPDIYQY from the exons ATGACAGCCGAAGACCCTGCTTCCTCTTCAACCATGAGCACCAATACCTCCTCCAAGTCCCACCCCGCTCTCCTGGCGCAGAACCCCATTGTGGAAGGTGTGGTGGGCACCCCCAACGAGGCGGCGCTGGTGGCCTTGATGGAGCGCACCGGCTACACCATGGTCCAGGAGAACGGCCAACGAAAATACGGGCCTCCGCCGGGCTGGAACGGCCCGTCGCCACAGAGAGGATGCGAGATTTTTGTGGGCAAGATCCCAAGAGATGTTTATGAGGATGAGCTGGTGCCCGTGTTTGAGTCCGTGGGACGCATCTACGAGATGCGGCTGATGATGGACTTTGACGGGAAGAACCGAGGCTACGCGTTTGTGATGTACACTGAAAAACACGAGGCCAAACGAGCCGTGCGGGATCTCAACAACTACGAGGTCCGGCCCGGCCGGCTCCTGGGGGTTTGCTCCTCTGTGGACAACTGCCGTCTGTTCATCGGCGGTATCCCCAAGACCAAAAAGCGGGAGGAGATCCTGGAGGAGGTCTCCAAAGTGACGGAGGGCGTGCTGGATGTGATCGTTTACGCCAGCGCCGCCGACAAGATGAAGAACCGCGGCTTTGCCTTCGTAGAGTACGAGTCCCACCGCGCTGCCGCCATGGCCCGTAGGAAACTGATGCCCGGGCGCATCCAGCTCTGGGGCCATCAGATCGCAGTCGACTGGGCGGAGCCAGAAATTGACGTGGATGAAGATGTTATGGAGACAGTGAAGATCCTTTACGTCAGGAATCTAATGATGGAAACCAGCGAGGAAACGATCAAACAG GTATTCAGCCAGTGGAACCCAGGCTGCGTAGAACGAGTGAAGAAAATCCGCGACTACGCTTTCGTTCACTTCACCACCCGGGATGATGCGGTGCTGGCCATGGACCACCTCAACGGGACAGAGGTGGAGGGCTCCTGCATCGAGGTGACGCTCGCCAAGCCGGTGGACAAAGAGCAGTACTCCCGGCAGAAGGCCTCAAAGGGGGGTTCCGCCACTCCGGAAGTCCCGCAGCAGAACTACGTCTACCAGTGTGACCCCTACACGCTGGCCTACTACGGATATCCCTACAGCACCCTCATCGGACCCAACAGAGACTACTTTGTCAAAG GATCGTCACTGATACTGAACAATG CAGGTACTGTGCGAGGCCGTGGTCGCGCCACCACAGGTAACCGTACCCCTGGTCCCCGGGGGTCGTACCTGGGGGGTTACTCTGCCGGTCGTGGCATCTACAGCCGCTACCACGAGG TGGCCCTGCCCGCTCTGGCGGGGCAGTACCCCATGTTCGGTGCGGCGCCCGCAGCCAAGCTGATGGAGGAGGGCAAGGTGCATGCCATGGAACACCTGATCAACCCTCTGGCCTTGCAGCACCCGGAACACTCGGCCGCCCCCACTGCCGCCGCCACCGTGCTGCCGGTGTCCACGCCTCCGCCTTTTCAG GGTCGTCCCATCACTCCCGTCTACGCCATGACTCACAGCGTTCCCCGCATCTCGGCGGCGGCGGCCGGCGGCCTCTACGGCGCAGGATACGTCCCCATCACAAACTACGCCGCCAACACGGCAGCTCTGGCCGCCCTGCAGAAGAACGCGGCGGTGGCGGCCGCGGCGTACGGGGGATACGCAGGCTATGCTGTGCCGCAGGCCTTCCCCGCCGCCGCCTTTCAGATGCCACTCCCCGACATCTACCAGTATTGA
- the rbm47 gene encoding RNA-binding protein 47 isoform X5, whose product MTAEDPASSSTMSTNTSSKSHPALLAQNPIVEGVVGTPNEAALVALMERTGYTMVQENGQRKYGPPPGWNGPSPQRGCEIFVGKIPRDVYEDELVPVFESVGRIYEMRLMMDFDGKNRGYAFVMYTEKHEAKRAVRDLNNYEVRPGRLLGVCSSVDNCRLFIGGIPKTKKREEILEEVSKVTEGVLDVIVYASAADKMKNRGFAFVEYESHRAAAMARRKLMPGRIQLWGHQIAVDWAEPEIDVDEDVMETVKILYVRNLMMETSEETIKQVFSQWNPGCVERVKKIRDYAFVHFTTRDDAVLAMDHLNGTEVEGSCIEVTLAKPVDKEQYSRQKASKGGSATPEVPQQNYVYQCDPYTLAYYGYPYSTLIGPNRDYFVKGTVRGRGRATTGNRTPGPRGSYLGGYSAGRGIYSRYHEVALPALAGQYPMFGAAPAAKLMEEGKVHAMEHLINPLALQHPEHSAAPTAAATVLPVSTPPPFQGRPITPVYAMTHSVPRISAAAAGGLYGAGYVPITNYAANTAALAALQKNAAVAAAAYGGYAGYAVPQAFPAAAFQMPLPDIYQY is encoded by the exons ATGACAGCCGAAGACCCTGCTTCCTCTTCAACCATGAGCACCAATACCTCCTCCAAGTCCCACCCCGCTCTCCTGGCGCAGAACCCCATTGTGGAAGGTGTGGTGGGCACCCCCAACGAGGCGGCGCTGGTGGCCTTGATGGAGCGCACCGGCTACACCATGGTCCAGGAGAACGGCCAACGAAAATACGGGCCTCCGCCGGGCTGGAACGGCCCGTCGCCACAGAGAGGATGCGAGATTTTTGTGGGCAAGATCCCAAGAGATGTTTATGAGGATGAGCTGGTGCCCGTGTTTGAGTCCGTGGGACGCATCTACGAGATGCGGCTGATGATGGACTTTGACGGGAAGAACCGAGGCTACGCGTTTGTGATGTACACTGAAAAACACGAGGCCAAACGAGCCGTGCGGGATCTCAACAACTACGAGGTCCGGCCCGGCCGGCTCCTGGGGGTTTGCTCCTCTGTGGACAACTGCCGTCTGTTCATCGGCGGTATCCCCAAGACCAAAAAGCGGGAGGAGATCCTGGAGGAGGTCTCCAAAGTGACGGAGGGCGTGCTGGATGTGATCGTTTACGCCAGCGCCGCCGACAAGATGAAGAACCGCGGCTTTGCCTTCGTAGAGTACGAGTCCCACCGCGCTGCCGCCATGGCCCGTAGGAAACTGATGCCCGGGCGCATCCAGCTCTGGGGCCATCAGATCGCAGTCGACTGGGCGGAGCCAGAAATTGACGTGGATGAAGATGTTATGGAGACAGTGAAGATCCTTTACGTCAGGAATCTAATGATGGAAACCAGCGAGGAAACGATCAAACAG GTATTCAGCCAGTGGAACCCAGGCTGCGTAGAACGAGTGAAGAAAATCCGCGACTACGCTTTCGTTCACTTCACCACCCGGGATGATGCGGTGCTGGCCATGGACCACCTCAACGGGACAGAGGTGGAGGGCTCCTGCATCGAGGTGACGCTCGCCAAGCCGGTGGACAAAGAGCAGTACTCCCGGCAGAAGGCCTCAAAGGGGGGTTCCGCCACTCCGGAAGTCCCGCAGCAGAACTACGTCTACCAGTGTGACCCCTACACGCTGGCCTACTACGGATATCCCTACAGCACCCTCATCGGACCCAACAGAGACTACTTTGTCAAAG GTACTGTGCGAGGCCGTGGTCGCGCCACCACAGGTAACCGTACCCCTGGTCCCCGGGGGTCGTACCTGGGGGGTTACTCTGCCGGTCGTGGCATCTACAGCCGCTACCACGAGG TGGCCCTGCCCGCTCTGGCGGGGCAGTACCCCATGTTCGGTGCGGCGCCCGCAGCCAAGCTGATGGAGGAGGGCAAGGTGCATGCCATGGAACACCTGATCAACCCTCTGGCCTTGCAGCACCCGGAACACTCGGCCGCCCCCACTGCCGCCGCCACCGTGCTGCCGGTGTCCACGCCTCCGCCTTTTCAG GGTCGTCCCATCACTCCCGTCTACGCCATGACTCACAGCGTTCCCCGCATCTCGGCGGCGGCGGCCGGCGGCCTCTACGGCGCAGGATACGTCCCCATCACAAACTACGCCGCCAACACGGCAGCTCTGGCCGCCCTGCAGAAGAACGCGGCGGTGGCGGCCGCGGCGTACGGGGGATACGCAGGCTATGCTGTGCCGCAGGCCTTCCCCGCCGCCGCCTTTCAGATGCCACTCCCCGACATCTACCAGTATTGA
- the rbm47 gene encoding RNA-binding protein 47 isoform X3, giving the protein MTAEDPASSSTMSTNTSSKSHPALLAQNPIVEGVVGTPNEAALVALMERTGYTMVQENGQRKYGPPPGWNGPSPQRGCEIFVGKIPRDVYEDELVPVFESVGRIYEMRLMMDFDGKNRGYAFVMYTEKHEAKRAVRDLNNYEVRPGRLLGVCSSVDNCRLFIGGIPKTKKREEILEEVSKVTEGVLDVIVYASAADKMKNRGFAFVEYESHRAAAMARRKLMPGRIQLWGHQIAVDWAEPEIDVDEDVMETVKILYVRNLMMETSEETIKQVFSQWNPGCVERVKKIRDYAFVHFTTRDDAVLAMDHLNGTEVEGSCIEVTLAKPVDKEQYSRQKASKGGSATPEVPQQNYVYQCDPYTLAYYGYPYSTLIGPNRDYFVKGTVRGRGRATTGNRTPGPRGSYLGGYSAGRGIYSRYHEGKTKQPEKPYELMPSLELAASVNQVAIKAGPMALPALAGQYPMFGAAPAAKLMEEGKVHAMEHLINPLALQHPEHSAAPTAAATVLPVSTPPPFQGRPITPVYAMTHSVPRISAAAAGGLYGAGYVPITNYAANTAALAALQKNAAVAAAAYGGYAGYAVPQAFPAAAFQMPLPDIYQY; this is encoded by the exons ATGACAGCCGAAGACCCTGCTTCCTCTTCAACCATGAGCACCAATACCTCCTCCAAGTCCCACCCCGCTCTCCTGGCGCAGAACCCCATTGTGGAAGGTGTGGTGGGCACCCCCAACGAGGCGGCGCTGGTGGCCTTGATGGAGCGCACCGGCTACACCATGGTCCAGGAGAACGGCCAACGAAAATACGGGCCTCCGCCGGGCTGGAACGGCCCGTCGCCACAGAGAGGATGCGAGATTTTTGTGGGCAAGATCCCAAGAGATGTTTATGAGGATGAGCTGGTGCCCGTGTTTGAGTCCGTGGGACGCATCTACGAGATGCGGCTGATGATGGACTTTGACGGGAAGAACCGAGGCTACGCGTTTGTGATGTACACTGAAAAACACGAGGCCAAACGAGCCGTGCGGGATCTCAACAACTACGAGGTCCGGCCCGGCCGGCTCCTGGGGGTTTGCTCCTCTGTGGACAACTGCCGTCTGTTCATCGGCGGTATCCCCAAGACCAAAAAGCGGGAGGAGATCCTGGAGGAGGTCTCCAAAGTGACGGAGGGCGTGCTGGATGTGATCGTTTACGCCAGCGCCGCCGACAAGATGAAGAACCGCGGCTTTGCCTTCGTAGAGTACGAGTCCCACCGCGCTGCCGCCATGGCCCGTAGGAAACTGATGCCCGGGCGCATCCAGCTCTGGGGCCATCAGATCGCAGTCGACTGGGCGGAGCCAGAAATTGACGTGGATGAAGATGTTATGGAGACAGTGAAGATCCTTTACGTCAGGAATCTAATGATGGAAACCAGCGAGGAAACGATCAAACAG GTATTCAGCCAGTGGAACCCAGGCTGCGTAGAACGAGTGAAGAAAATCCGCGACTACGCTTTCGTTCACTTCACCACCCGGGATGATGCGGTGCTGGCCATGGACCACCTCAACGGGACAGAGGTGGAGGGCTCCTGCATCGAGGTGACGCTCGCCAAGCCGGTGGACAAAGAGCAGTACTCCCGGCAGAAGGCCTCAAAGGGGGGTTCCGCCACTCCGGAAGTCCCGCAGCAGAACTACGTCTACCAGTGTGACCCCTACACGCTGGCCTACTACGGATATCCCTACAGCACCCTCATCGGACCCAACAGAGACTACTTTGTCAAAG GTACTGTGCGAGGCCGTGGTCGCGCCACCACAGGTAACCGTACCCCTGGTCCCCGGGGGTCGTACCTGGGGGGTTACTCTGCCGGTCGTGGCATCTACAGCCGCTACCACGAGGGTAAGACCAAGCAGCCCGAAAAGCCTTATGAACTGATGCCCAGTCTGGAGCTGGCGGCCTCCGTCAACCAAGTTGCCATCAAAGCAGGCCCAA TGGCCCTGCCCGCTCTGGCGGGGCAGTACCCCATGTTCGGTGCGGCGCCCGCAGCCAAGCTGATGGAGGAGGGCAAGGTGCATGCCATGGAACACCTGATCAACCCTCTGGCCTTGCAGCACCCGGAACACTCGGCCGCCCCCACTGCCGCCGCCACCGTGCTGCCGGTGTCCACGCCTCCGCCTTTTCAG GGTCGTCCCATCACTCCCGTCTACGCCATGACTCACAGCGTTCCCCGCATCTCGGCGGCGGCGGCCGGCGGCCTCTACGGCGCAGGATACGTCCCCATCACAAACTACGCCGCCAACACGGCAGCTCTGGCCGCCCTGCAGAAGAACGCGGCGGTGGCGGCCGCGGCGTACGGGGGATACGCAGGCTATGCTGTGCCGCAGGCCTTCCCCGCCGCCGCCTTTCAGATGCCACTCCCCGACATCTACCAGTATTGA
- the rbm47 gene encoding RNA-binding protein 47 isoform X2: MTAEDPASSSTMSTNTSSKSHPALLAQNPIVEGVVGTPNEAALVALMERTGYTMVQENGQRKYGPPPGWNGPSPQRGCEIFVGKIPRDVYEDELVPVFESVGRIYEMRLMMDFDGKNRGYAFVMYTEKHEAKRAVRDLNNYEVRPGRLLGVCSSVDNCRLFIGGIPKTKKREEILEEVSKVTEGVLDVIVYASAADKMKNRGFAFVEYESHRAAAMARRKLMPGRIQLWGHQIAVDWAEPEIDVDEDVMETVKILYVRNLMMETSEETIKQVFSQWNPGCVERVKKIRDYAFVHFTTRDDAVLAMDHLNGTEVEGSCIEVTLAKPVDKEQYSRQKASKGGSATPEVPQQNYVYQCDPYTLAYYGYPYSTLIGPNRDYFVKAGTVRGRGRATTGNRTPGPRGSYLGGYSAGRGIYSRYHEGKTKQPEKPYELMPSLELAASVNQVAIKAGPMALPALAGQYPMFGAAPAAKLMEEGKVHAMEHLINPLALQHPEHSAAPTAAATVLPVSTPPPFQGRPITPVYAMTHSVPRISAAAAGGLYGAGYVPITNYAANTAALAALQKNAAVAAAAYGGYAGYAVPQAFPAAAFQMPLPDIYQY; this comes from the exons ATGACAGCCGAAGACCCTGCTTCCTCTTCAACCATGAGCACCAATACCTCCTCCAAGTCCCACCCCGCTCTCCTGGCGCAGAACCCCATTGTGGAAGGTGTGGTGGGCACCCCCAACGAGGCGGCGCTGGTGGCCTTGATGGAGCGCACCGGCTACACCATGGTCCAGGAGAACGGCCAACGAAAATACGGGCCTCCGCCGGGCTGGAACGGCCCGTCGCCACAGAGAGGATGCGAGATTTTTGTGGGCAAGATCCCAAGAGATGTTTATGAGGATGAGCTGGTGCCCGTGTTTGAGTCCGTGGGACGCATCTACGAGATGCGGCTGATGATGGACTTTGACGGGAAGAACCGAGGCTACGCGTTTGTGATGTACACTGAAAAACACGAGGCCAAACGAGCCGTGCGGGATCTCAACAACTACGAGGTCCGGCCCGGCCGGCTCCTGGGGGTTTGCTCCTCTGTGGACAACTGCCGTCTGTTCATCGGCGGTATCCCCAAGACCAAAAAGCGGGAGGAGATCCTGGAGGAGGTCTCCAAAGTGACGGAGGGCGTGCTGGATGTGATCGTTTACGCCAGCGCCGCCGACAAGATGAAGAACCGCGGCTTTGCCTTCGTAGAGTACGAGTCCCACCGCGCTGCCGCCATGGCCCGTAGGAAACTGATGCCCGGGCGCATCCAGCTCTGGGGCCATCAGATCGCAGTCGACTGGGCGGAGCCAGAAATTGACGTGGATGAAGATGTTATGGAGACAGTGAAGATCCTTTACGTCAGGAATCTAATGATGGAAACCAGCGAGGAAACGATCAAACAG GTATTCAGCCAGTGGAACCCAGGCTGCGTAGAACGAGTGAAGAAAATCCGCGACTACGCTTTCGTTCACTTCACCACCCGGGATGATGCGGTGCTGGCCATGGACCACCTCAACGGGACAGAGGTGGAGGGCTCCTGCATCGAGGTGACGCTCGCCAAGCCGGTGGACAAAGAGCAGTACTCCCGGCAGAAGGCCTCAAAGGGGGGTTCCGCCACTCCGGAAGTCCCGCAGCAGAACTACGTCTACCAGTGTGACCCCTACACGCTGGCCTACTACGGATATCCCTACAGCACCCTCATCGGACCCAACAGAGACTACTTTGTCAAAG CAGGTACTGTGCGAGGCCGTGGTCGCGCCACCACAGGTAACCGTACCCCTGGTCCCCGGGGGTCGTACCTGGGGGGTTACTCTGCCGGTCGTGGCATCTACAGCCGCTACCACGAGGGTAAGACCAAGCAGCCCGAAAAGCCTTATGAACTGATGCCCAGTCTGGAGCTGGCGGCCTCCGTCAACCAAGTTGCCATCAAAGCAGGCCCAA TGGCCCTGCCCGCTCTGGCGGGGCAGTACCCCATGTTCGGTGCGGCGCCCGCAGCCAAGCTGATGGAGGAGGGCAAGGTGCATGCCATGGAACACCTGATCAACCCTCTGGCCTTGCAGCACCCGGAACACTCGGCCGCCCCCACTGCCGCCGCCACCGTGCTGCCGGTGTCCACGCCTCCGCCTTTTCAG GGTCGTCCCATCACTCCCGTCTACGCCATGACTCACAGCGTTCCCCGCATCTCGGCGGCGGCGGCCGGCGGCCTCTACGGCGCAGGATACGTCCCCATCACAAACTACGCCGCCAACACGGCAGCTCTGGCCGCCCTGCAGAAGAACGCGGCGGTGGCGGCCGCGGCGTACGGGGGATACGCAGGCTATGCTGTGCCGCAGGCCTTCCCCGCCGCCGCCTTTCAGATGCCACTCCCCGACATCTACCAGTATTGA